One stretch of Amycolatopsis sp. NBC_00345 DNA includes these proteins:
- the pfkB gene encoding 1-phosphofructokinase, giving the protein MFVTVTANPSVDRTVEVPELVRGRLHRVSAVYLHPGGKGINVARALVRNGFEARAVVPAGGAEGERLLTLLGEYRIDVVRVPALGPVRSNISVIEPDATVTKLNEAGARLSAGEAQAFCDAVLDNVSDASWVVVAGSLPPGVADDFYARLIGLLGPSGAKVVVDTSGPALRAAVEAGPTLVKPNLEELEEAVGRPLWTLRDVVGAARELRMLGAGAVLASLGGKGAVLVEAGGVWHAEAPADARSTVGAGDAMLAGFLSAGGEGVSALRAGVAWGAAAVSLPGSLMPGPDDVRSHPAHVHERPGWEHAIRERPRSAAAAPPTKTFRAPSRFTRGASAGHQPAASGLTPPPRPRDGTDADHPN; this is encoded by the coding sequence GTGTTCGTAACCGTGACGGCGAACCCGAGCGTCGACCGGACCGTCGAGGTCCCCGAGCTGGTCCGGGGCCGCCTCCATCGGGTGTCCGCGGTGTACCTGCACCCCGGCGGCAAGGGCATCAATGTGGCAAGAGCGCTGGTGCGCAACGGATTCGAGGCGCGCGCCGTGGTGCCGGCCGGCGGAGCCGAAGGCGAGCGCCTCCTCACGCTGCTCGGCGAGTACCGCATCGACGTGGTCCGGGTGCCGGCGCTGGGCCCGGTCCGCAGCAACATCAGCGTCATCGAACCGGACGCGACCGTGACCAAGCTCAACGAGGCCGGCGCGCGGCTCAGCGCGGGAGAAGCCCAGGCGTTCTGCGATGCCGTGCTGGACAACGTTTCCGACGCCTCGTGGGTGGTGGTCGCGGGCAGTCTTCCCCCGGGCGTGGCCGACGACTTCTACGCGCGCTTGATCGGCCTGCTCGGCCCGAGCGGCGCGAAGGTCGTCGTCGACACCAGCGGGCCCGCGTTGCGGGCCGCGGTGGAAGCCGGCCCCACCCTGGTCAAACCGAACCTCGAGGAGCTCGAGGAAGCGGTCGGCCGGCCATTGTGGACACTGCGCGACGTGGTCGGCGCCGCCCGGGAGCTCCGGATGCTCGGTGCCGGCGCCGTGCTGGCCAGCCTCGGCGGCAAGGGCGCGGTACTCGTCGAAGCCGGCGGGGTCTGGCACGCCGAAGCCCCGGCCGACGCGCGCAGCACGGTCGGCGCCGGGGACGCGATGCTCGCCGGGTTCCTTTCCGCCGGTGGGGAAGGCGTGAGCGCGCTCCGGGCCGGGGTCGCCTGGGGAGCCGCGGCCGTTTCGCTGCCCGGCAGCCTGATGCCCGGCCCGGACGACGTGCGGTCCCATCCGGCCCACGTGCACGAGCGACCGGGCTGGGAGCACGCGATCCGCGAGAGACCTCGCTCAGCGGCGGCCGCTCCGCCGACGAAGACCTTCAGAGCGCCTTCACGGTTCACCCGGGGCGCGTCAGCTGGCCACCAGCCGGCCGCGTCCGGTCTCACGCCGCCGCCTCGCCCGCGGGACGGCACTGACGCAGATCACCCGAACTGA
- a CDS encoding DeoR/GlpR family DNA-binding transcription regulator yields MYAEERQQVILDRARTRGRVDVAALAEDFAVTGETIRRDLIMLERHGVLRRVHGGAIPVERRGFEPAVSTRETLMPQEKALIAKAALAELPAEGTIMLDAGTTTARLAGELPGDRELTVVTHSVAIALMLTARRNLTVMLVGGRLRSRTLATVDGWALRALSETFIDVAFMATNGVSPEHGLTTPDAAEAMVKRAAIASSRRCVLLADHTKVGNDYFTRFAGLKDIDTFITDAGVDRSIAVEIAEAGPRVITV; encoded by the coding sequence GTGTATGCCGAGGAACGGCAGCAGGTGATCCTGGACCGGGCTCGCACCCGGGGCCGGGTCGACGTCGCGGCGCTCGCCGAAGACTTCGCCGTGACCGGTGAGACGATCCGCCGGGACCTGATCATGCTGGAACGCCACGGAGTGCTGCGACGCGTGCACGGTGGCGCGATCCCGGTGGAGCGGCGCGGCTTCGAGCCGGCCGTCTCGACCCGCGAAACCCTGATGCCCCAAGAGAAGGCGCTGATCGCGAAGGCCGCGCTGGCGGAGCTTCCGGCCGAGGGCACCATCATGCTCGACGCCGGCACCACCACCGCGCGGCTCGCCGGCGAGCTGCCGGGCGACCGCGAGCTCACCGTCGTGACCCATTCGGTCGCCATCGCCCTCATGCTCACCGCGCGCCGGAACCTCACCGTGATGCTGGTGGGCGGGCGCCTGCGCAGCCGGACGCTGGCGACGGTCGACGGGTGGGCGCTGCGCGCACTGAGCGAAACCTTCATCGACGTGGCTTTCATGGCGACCAACGGGGTTTCGCCGGAGCACGGCCTCACCACGCCCGACGCGGCGGAGGCGATGGTCAAGCGGGCCGCGATCGCGAGCAGCCGGCGCTGCGTCCTGCTCGCCGACCACACGAAGGTCGGCAACGACTACTTCACCCGGTTCGCCGGCTTGAAGGACATCGACACCTTCATCACCGACGCCGGCGTCGACCGTTCGATAGCGGTCGAGATCGCCGAAGCGGGCCCCCGCGTGATCACCGTCTGA
- a CDS encoding helix-turn-helix transcriptional regulator, producing the protein MSIDTATSLAHRTSSADSGRRPGGFTDVFRSFFDRSGICLASLDPRARVLEANADFFRQFGRSSAEVCGHSFYDLLHPSVRERVEQQFARLTEGGRARFAERMVAVRPGEPAFSGELTGIAVHRHGGQVDSIMVLVRPEKSEHDPQLLSGRKKLLTEMDARILEGVASGVSTVQLAATLYLSRGGVEYHVSTLLRKLKVANRPALVSKAYSMGVFAVGSWPPRVLTEYVK; encoded by the coding sequence ATGAGTATCGACACTGCCACCAGCCTGGCACATCGAACGAGCAGTGCTGATTCGGGGCGTCGGCCTGGCGGTTTCACCGATGTCTTTCGTTCGTTCTTCGACCGGTCGGGGATATGCCTGGCGAGCCTGGACCCGCGGGCGCGGGTGCTGGAGGCCAACGCGGACTTCTTCCGCCAGTTCGGCCGGTCGTCCGCCGAGGTGTGCGGCCACAGCTTCTACGACCTCCTGCATCCGAGTGTGCGGGAGCGGGTGGAGCAGCAGTTCGCGCGGTTGACCGAGGGCGGGCGCGCACGATTCGCCGAGCGGATGGTCGCGGTGCGGCCGGGCGAGCCGGCGTTCAGCGGCGAGCTGACCGGGATCGCCGTGCATCGCCACGGCGGTCAGGTCGACAGCATCATGGTGCTCGTGCGCCCGGAGAAGTCCGAGCACGACCCGCAACTGCTGAGCGGTCGTAAGAAACTGCTGACCGAGATGGACGCCCGCATCCTGGAAGGCGTCGCCTCGGGGGTGTCGACGGTGCAGCTCGCGGCGACGCTGTACCTCAGCCGCGGCGGCGTGGAGTACCACGTCAGCACGCTGCTGCGGAAGCTGAAGGTGGCGAACCGGCCCGCCCTGGTGTCCAAGGCCTACTCGATGGGCGTTTTCGCGGTCGGGTCCTGGCCGCCGCGGGTCCTGACCGAATACGTCAAGTAG
- a CDS encoding thioesterase II family protein, which yields MITEDIDPGLWIRRYAKTSGPGRRLVCFPHAGGSASFFHPLAQRFAADTDVVSLQYPGRQDRRREPLITDIGTYADRLASVLMSMPGLPTVFFGHSMGAVLAFEVARRLQDREPAVPRSLIVSGRRAPSTCRDEQVHRRDDQGIIAELKLLNGTGAQLFGDDEVMRMALPAIRGDYRAIETYACAPGATVRCATTVLVGRADPKATLEESEAWRDHTTGDFRLKSFPGGHFYLSEHQSAVNAEIAAELEKVSPLPGQA from the coding sequence GTGATCACCGAGGACATCGATCCAGGCTTGTGGATCCGCCGCTACGCCAAGACGTCCGGCCCGGGCCGGCGGCTGGTCTGCTTCCCGCACGCGGGCGGGTCCGCCAGTTTCTTCCATCCCCTCGCGCAGCGGTTCGCCGCGGACACCGACGTCGTGTCCCTGCAGTACCCCGGGCGGCAGGACCGCCGCCGCGAGCCGCTCATCACCGACATCGGGACCTACGCCGACCGGCTCGCCTCCGTGCTCATGTCGATGCCCGGCCTGCCGACGGTGTTCTTCGGCCACAGTATGGGCGCGGTGCTCGCGTTCGAAGTGGCCCGCCGGCTTCAGGACCGGGAGCCGGCCGTCCCGCGGTCGCTGATCGTGTCCGGGCGGCGGGCGCCGTCGACCTGTCGCGACGAGCAGGTCCACCGGCGCGACGACCAGGGCATCATCGCGGAACTGAAGCTGCTCAACGGAACCGGCGCCCAGTTGTTCGGCGACGACGAGGTGATGCGGATGGCGCTGCCCGCGATCAGGGGTGACTACCGGGCGATCGAAACCTACGCCTGCGCCCCCGGCGCCACCGTGCGCTGCGCGACCACCGTGCTCGTCGGCCGGGCGGACCCCAAAGCCACCCTCGAGGAGTCGGAGGCCTGGCGGGACCACACCACCGGGGATTTCCGGCTGAAGTCCTTCCCCGGCGGCCACTTCTACCTCAGCGAGCACCAGTCCGCCGTGAACGCCGAGATCGCGGCCGAACTCGAAAAAGTTTCACCACTGCCCGGCCAAGCTTGA
- a CDS encoding AAA family ATPase, whose translation MSEPRVFDRPALTVVIPSANRAAPVPPSRPDGLPGEVLVERSTEEQVIGDALVALSAGRSSVLTLTGRPGTGRTTLVRRTVALAKRSGIRTLHMRCSLAEADVPYGLVSQLTAALAPGRRPAPSARSGDIAACCDEFLALARKQPLLIAVDDAQWADPASRSWISSLVRRLHSTRAVLVCAIRGDAPELDDEQGDGPWPADGGQVVPAHVLNLGPLGIAGVRGLIAACCPGPVDDEFAEHALAVTGGLPAVLKATMGRFARTGLPATADQLPALSHRGAEATGQYLESLTLELPADALALLRAMAVGGEGLGFDLVRRLAEPRTTSTTTSLGLLVSHGLATTSGGPRPATAQIAATALAGMPATARQDLWTRAAHLGHHAAIADVELGRLLLGTPPIGRPWVVETLCRAVANHRADGRHATTLALLHRALREPLDAGRRRRLLVELAAAELRDSPDGSDRRLEQVLLDPDGDADGALLVHAADLLFSRGDAPSSGRVITAVCARPNLDPAALAPLIALGKMAEDDSVGEAAFPSDSLPALPELPTDPVQAAVVAWQLACRGRDRARARALARIALSREGRRDRPLIPQVAACMALMYAGDVDEARAGLDHALADAGRRNARAAASQALIARAALARQEGRLNDAAEDAVAARARLPLSCWSPRARTGLLALEIVLNLERGQLDLAARAAAVELFPDAEHGVGWAALLCARGAVDLACHKPDAALRTFQESGRVLSTRQWLNPAIAGWRTLAATAYLGTGQPEAARRLVAEELRLAKEWGSPGALGSVHLEAWRALGGTQVTNDLEEAVRLLRDSPLRLSFVDAATELAALRIGTGELDAAAELLGSVQSVATLHWSDRRRARVADLSGLLASRRTALATASPVPRHTMLSRPEAQLAGLAATGWSNADIARSFSVTTRTVELRLTKIYRKLDVTGRTELRAALDREPRQH comes from the coding sequence ATGTCCGAGCCACGGGTGTTCGACCGCCCTGCCCTGACGGTCGTGATCCCGTCCGCGAACCGCGCGGCCCCGGTGCCGCCGAGCCGGCCGGACGGCCTCCCCGGCGAGGTGCTGGTCGAGCGTTCCACCGAAGAACAGGTCATCGGCGACGCCCTCGTCGCCCTGAGCGCGGGGCGTTCGTCGGTCCTGACCCTCACCGGGCGGCCGGGGACCGGCCGCACGACGCTCGTGCGAAGAACCGTGGCACTGGCCAAGCGGTCCGGGATACGGACGCTGCACATGCGGTGCTCGCTCGCCGAGGCGGACGTCCCCTACGGCCTCGTCTCCCAGCTGACTGCCGCGCTGGCGCCGGGCCGCCGCCCGGCACCGTCGGCGCGCTCCGGCGACATCGCCGCCTGTTGTGACGAATTCCTTGCCCTGGCCCGGAAACAGCCCCTGCTGATCGCGGTGGACGACGCCCAGTGGGCCGACCCCGCGTCCCGGTCGTGGATCAGCTCGCTCGTCCGGCGGCTGCACTCCACCCGCGCCGTGCTGGTGTGCGCCATCCGGGGCGACGCGCCCGAGCTCGACGACGAACAAGGCGACGGGCCGTGGCCGGCCGACGGCGGCCAAGTCGTTCCGGCGCACGTGCTGAACTTGGGGCCGCTGGGCATCGCCGGAGTCCGCGGCCTCATCGCCGCCTGCTGTCCCGGCCCGGTCGACGACGAGTTCGCCGAGCACGCGCTGGCCGTCACCGGCGGCCTGCCTGCCGTCCTCAAGGCGACGATGGGCCGGTTCGCCCGGACCGGCCTGCCCGCCACCGCCGACCAGCTGCCCGCCTTGTCCCACCGTGGCGCGGAAGCCACCGGCCAGTACCTCGAAAGCCTCACCCTGGAACTGCCCGCCGACGCCCTCGCCCTGCTGCGCGCGATGGCCGTCGGCGGCGAAGGGCTCGGCTTCGACCTCGTGCGCAGGCTGGCCGAGCCGCGGACCACCTCGACGACGACGTCGCTCGGGCTCCTGGTCAGCCACGGCCTGGCGACCACGTCCGGCGGCCCGCGCCCGGCCACCGCGCAGATCGCGGCGACCGCGCTGGCGGGCATGCCGGCCACCGCCCGCCAGGATCTCTGGACCCGGGCCGCGCACCTCGGGCACCACGCGGCGATCGCCGACGTGGAGCTGGGCCGGCTCCTGCTCGGCACCCCGCCGATCGGCCGGCCCTGGGTGGTCGAAACGCTCTGCCGAGCCGTCGCGAACCATCGCGCCGACGGCCGCCACGCGACCACGCTCGCGCTGCTCCACCGGGCGTTGCGCGAACCGCTGGACGCCGGCCGCCGGCGGCGGCTGCTGGTCGAACTGGCCGCGGCCGAGCTGCGGGACTCGCCGGACGGCAGTGATCGCCGGCTGGAGCAGGTGCTGCTCGACCCGGACGGCGATGCCGACGGTGCGCTCCTCGTCCACGCCGCCGACCTGCTTTTTTCCCGCGGCGACGCCCCGAGCAGCGGCCGGGTGATCACCGCCGTCTGCGCGCGGCCGAACCTCGACCCGGCCGCGCTGGCCCCGCTGATCGCGCTGGGCAAAATGGCCGAAGACGACAGCGTCGGCGAAGCGGCCTTCCCCTCGGATTCGCTGCCGGCGCTGCCCGAGCTGCCCACCGACCCCGTCCAGGCCGCGGTCGTCGCGTGGCAGCTGGCGTGCCGCGGCCGTGACCGGGCCCGCGCGCGGGCGCTGGCCCGGATCGCGCTGAGCCGGGAGGGCAGGCGGGATCGCCCGCTCATCCCGCAGGTGGCCGCGTGCATGGCGCTGATGTACGCCGGCGACGTCGACGAAGCCCGGGCCGGGCTGGACCATGCGCTGGCTGACGCCGGCCGCCGCAACGCGAGGGCGGCGGCGAGCCAGGCGCTCATCGCCCGCGCGGCACTGGCCCGGCAGGAGGGCCGGCTGAACGACGCCGCCGAAGACGCCGTCGCCGCCCGGGCGCGGCTTCCGCTCAGCTGCTGGTCGCCCCGGGCCCGGACCGGTCTGCTCGCGCTCGAAATCGTGCTGAACCTCGAACGCGGACAGCTCGACCTCGCCGCGCGCGCCGCCGCGGTGGAGTTGTTCCCCGACGCCGAACACGGTGTCGGGTGGGCGGCCCTGCTGTGCGCGCGGGGGGCGGTGGACCTCGCCTGCCACAAGCCGGACGCCGCGTTGCGGACCTTCCAGGAGTCCGGCCGCGTCCTGTCGACCAGGCAGTGGCTGAACCCCGCTATCGCGGGCTGGCGGACTCTCGCCGCGACGGCCTACCTCGGGACCGGTCAGCCTGAGGCCGCGCGCCGCCTGGTCGCCGAGGAACTCCGGCTCGCCAAGGAATGGGGCTCGCCCGGAGCGCTCGGTTCGGTCCACCTCGAAGCCTGGCGGGCGCTCGGCGGCACGCAGGTCACGAACGACCTCGAGGAAGCCGTACGGCTGCTGCGCGATTCGCCCCTGCGGTTGAGTTTCGTAGACGCGGCAACCGAATTGGCGGCGCTGCGCATCGGCACCGGCGAGCTCGACGCCGCCGCCGAGCTCCTGGGCAGTGTCCAAAGCGTGGCGACGCTGCATTGGTCGGACCGCCGGCGGGCCAGGGTCGCGGACCTGTCCGGGCTGCTGGCCTCCCGCCGGACCGCGCTCGCCACGGCTTCCCCGGTCCCCCGGCACACGATGCTTTCCCGGCCCGAAGCACAGCTCGCCGGGCTGGCGGCCACCGGCTGGTCCAACGCGGACATCGCGAGATCGTTCTCGGTCACCACGCGCACCGTGGAACTGCGCCTCACCAAGATCTACCGCAAGCTCGACGTCACCGGACGGACCGAGTTGCGCGCGGCGCTCGACCGCGAACCCCGGCAGCACTGA
- a CDS encoding AAA family ATPase yields MLLERESEIESVAACLRRARAGRGRLVVIGGPLGAGKSQLVHAVRERALGEGVTILQASCALSERDFAYGLVHQLLDSALPLALSEQRGRVFSAATEDQVRENLHELVREMSGHNPLLLLVDDAHWADAASLSWLNRLTERLSDLSVVVVITVREGDPLSGQSALRELAGGAARNLTLGPLSAGATKIAVAEAFGVPGDDSFVRSCHETSAGRPLFLMAILTDLRLLGYHPIAEHAEAVRLLLPAALRQRVLACLRSQSGPVRRFAQALAVLGEQDSRQLLGPLAGLEPADCAEAADTLVRLGLLNPVPPHRFFHHAVRDAAEQSMPADQWAVLHSRLAELLHDGGSPAEDVAAHLVHADHHPAPWTVEVLRTAARSAAARGEVGPATRYLRRALLSCPPEDAGRAALLVDLATAERRFDPLLSAQHLSEALPLFPSAIERCNAAVRIEPLPLGQHPGQALELLEGLRAELGGPGGLSGESREISLRLEARVRHARHRDPAELADAVDRLAGLGEHPPLTTVGERELVGSLLFAVTMSGTGSARVTELGERILRSEPAALEQVHSVAPLVVRSLILADALEPAATWLDLVSVGERRAGAPATRVFVTVQRALIAVRRGEPEEAAGLAGLALDLANPAFPIAAEGCTHALVLAAMGTGDAATAARLLGRCREYDTSGASWLGKLVRGGLAATAGNHPVALEYFHACGRELDAAGWRNPELVPWRSWAALLHHRLGQQAAAEELIEEEHTRAVEWGTPQGQGRALRVWGTITGGAGGIELLRRSAAVLSGSVNRLEREKTALLLRKATERPDPAVPRHRPGPDLDEQWFLPATGAAPRAATAGGELTGSERRIAELAASGLTNQLIAEEVDVTVRTVEKHLTSVYRKLGVPGRGALPAAMDQLPPSSTVD; encoded by the coding sequence GTGCTTCTCGAGCGGGAATCCGAAATCGAGTCGGTGGCCGCGTGCCTGCGGCGGGCGCGAGCCGGCCGCGGCCGGCTCGTCGTGATCGGCGGACCGCTCGGAGCGGGCAAGTCCCAGCTGGTCCACGCGGTGCGGGAACGCGCCCTCGGTGAAGGCGTGACGATCCTGCAGGCCAGTTGCGCGCTGTCCGAACGGGATTTCGCCTACGGCCTGGTCCATCAGCTCCTCGATTCGGCGCTGCCGCTCGCGCTTTCCGAGCAACGCGGCCGCGTGTTCTCCGCGGCGACCGAAGACCAGGTGCGGGAGAACCTGCACGAGCTGGTGCGGGAAATGAGCGGGCACAACCCGCTTCTGCTCCTCGTCGACGACGCGCACTGGGCCGACGCCGCTTCGCTCAGCTGGCTGAACCGGCTGACCGAACGGCTCAGCGATCTCTCGGTCGTCGTCGTGATCACCGTGCGCGAGGGCGATCCGCTGAGCGGCCAGTCCGCCCTCCGCGAGCTGGCCGGGGGCGCGGCCAGGAACCTCACTCTCGGGCCATTGTCCGCCGGGGCCACGAAAATCGCGGTCGCCGAGGCGTTCGGTGTGCCCGGCGACGACAGTTTCGTCCGGTCCTGCCACGAAACCTCGGCCGGGCGCCCGCTGTTCCTGATGGCGATCCTGACCGATCTGCGCCTGCTGGGCTACCACCCGATCGCCGAACACGCCGAAGCCGTACGCCTGCTCCTGCCCGCCGCACTGCGCCAGCGCGTCCTGGCCTGCCTGCGGTCGCAGTCCGGCCCGGTCCGGCGATTCGCGCAGGCGCTGGCGGTGCTCGGCGAGCAGGACAGCCGTCAGCTGCTCGGCCCGCTGGCCGGGCTCGAACCGGCCGATTGTGCCGAGGCAGCGGACACGCTGGTCCGGCTCGGGCTGCTGAACCCCGTGCCGCCACACCGCTTCTTCCACCACGCGGTCCGTGACGCGGCCGAGCAGTCGATGCCGGCGGATCAGTGGGCGGTGCTGCACTCGAGGCTCGCCGAGCTGCTGCACGACGGCGGGTCCCCGGCCGAAGACGTCGCCGCGCACCTGGTTCACGCCGATCACCACCCGGCGCCCTGGACCGTCGAGGTGCTGCGGACGGCGGCCCGGTCGGCGGCCGCGCGAGGCGAGGTCGGGCCCGCCACCCGGTATCTCCGGCGCGCCCTGCTGAGCTGCCCGCCCGAAGACGCCGGCCGGGCCGCGCTGCTGGTCGACCTGGCCACCGCGGAACGTCGTTTCGACCCGTTGCTGTCCGCCCAGCACCTGTCCGAAGCGCTGCCCCTGTTCCCCTCCGCGATCGAGCGCTGCAACGCCGCCGTCCGGATCGAGCCGCTGCCCCTCGGCCAGCATCCGGGGCAGGCGCTGGAACTGCTGGAAGGACTGCGGGCCGAGCTCGGCGGCCCGGGCGGGCTGTCCGGCGAATCCCGCGAGATCTCGCTCCGGCTCGAGGCCAGGGTGCGCCACGCCCGCCACCGCGACCCGGCCGAGCTCGCCGATGCCGTCGACCGGCTGGCCGGGCTCGGCGAACACCCGCCGCTCACCACGGTCGGCGAGCGCGAGCTCGTCGGCTCGCTCCTGTTCGCCGTGACGATGTCGGGCACGGGCTCGGCGCGGGTGACCGAACTGGGCGAACGGATCCTCCGGTCCGAACCGGCCGCGCTGGAGCAGGTGCACTCCGTGGCCCCGCTGGTCGTCCGCTCGCTGATCCTCGCCGACGCGCTGGAGCCGGCCGCCACCTGGCTGGACCTCGTCTCCGTCGGGGAACGCCGGGCCGGCGCACCGGCGACCCGCGTGTTCGTCACCGTGCAGCGGGCACTGATCGCCGTGCGCCGGGGGGAGCCCGAAGAGGCCGCCGGTCTCGCCGGGCTGGCGCTGGATCTGGCGAACCCCGCGTTCCCCATCGCGGCGGAAGGCTGCACGCACGCGCTGGTGCTCGCCGCGATGGGCACCGGTGACGCCGCGACGGCCGCGCGGCTGCTGGGCCGCTGCCGCGAATACGACACCAGTGGCGCGTCGTGGCTGGGCAAGCTGGTCCGCGGCGGGCTCGCCGCGACGGCCGGGAACCATCCCGTCGCACTGGAGTACTTCCACGCCTGCGGCCGGGAACTCGACGCCGCCGGGTGGCGCAACCCCGAGCTGGTGCCGTGGCGCAGCTGGGCGGCGCTGCTGCACCACCGGCTCGGCCAGCAGGCCGCCGCCGAGGAGCTGATCGAGGAGGAGCACACCCGCGCAGTCGAGTGGGGCACGCCGCAGGGCCAGGGCCGCGCGCTCCGGGTGTGGGGCACCATCACCGGCGGCGCCGGCGGGATCGAGCTGCTCCGCCGGTCGGCCGCCGTGCTCAGCGGTTCGGTCAACCGGCTGGAACGGGAGAAAACGGCTCTGCTGCTGAGAAAAGCCACCGAGCGGCCGGACCCGGCCGTGCCCCGCCACCGGCCCGGCCCCGACCTCGACGAGCAGTGGTTCCTCCCGGCTACGGGCGCGGCGCCCCGGGCGGCGACGGCCGGCGGCGAGCTGACCGGCTCCGAGCGCAGGATCGCCGAGCTCGCCGCGAGCGGGTTGACCAACCAGCTGATCGCCGAGGAGGTCGACGTCACCGTGCGCACGGTGGAGAAGCACCTCACCAGCGTCTACCGCAAGCTCGGGGTGCCCGGCCGCGGCGCGTTGCCGGCCGCGATGGACCAGCTGCCGCCGTCGTCCACAGTGGACTGA
- the pfkB gene encoding 1-phosphofructokinase, whose product MIVTVTANPSLDRTLEVAGLVRGHVNRISAVHVQPGGKGVNVARALVSNGIPARAIIPAGGVEGQQLIALLTDYDIDVRQVASAGPVRINVSVVEPDATVTKLNEPGAAFSEIEVGDLLAVILGNVADASWVVLAGSLPPGIAPGFYGEVVRSLSGRGIRVAVDTSGPALREAIAAGPALIKPNLEELEEVVGRKLPTVADTGEAARELRDLGVGTVLASLGGDGALLVDVDGMWHAEAPAVVRSTVGAGDATLAGFLAAGAHGVSALRQGVAWGAAAVSLPGSTMPRPGDIRPESVRVRARIDGGRLLRTG is encoded by the coding sequence GTGATCGTCACCGTGACCGCGAACCCCAGCCTCGATCGGACCCTCGAGGTGGCCGGGCTGGTGCGGGGGCACGTGAACCGCATCTCCGCCGTGCACGTCCAGCCCGGCGGCAAAGGGGTCAACGTCGCGCGGGCCCTGGTGTCCAACGGCATCCCGGCGCGCGCGATCATCCCGGCGGGCGGGGTCGAGGGACAGCAGCTGATCGCCCTGCTCACGGACTATGACATCGATGTCCGTCAGGTCGCCTCCGCCGGTCCGGTGCGGATCAACGTCAGCGTGGTCGAGCCCGACGCGACGGTCACCAAGCTCAACGAGCCCGGTGCCGCGTTCAGTGAGATCGAGGTCGGCGACCTGCTCGCGGTGATCCTCGGGAACGTCGCCGACGCCTCGTGGGTGGTGCTGGCCGGCAGCCTGCCGCCCGGTATCGCCCCCGGGTTCTACGGCGAGGTGGTCCGCAGCCTGTCCGGTCGCGGGATCCGGGTCGCGGTGGACACCAGCGGCCCCGCTCTGCGTGAGGCGATCGCCGCGGGGCCCGCGCTGATCAAGCCGAACCTCGAGGAGCTGGAAGAGGTCGTCGGCCGGAAGCTGCCCACGGTCGCCGACACCGGCGAGGCCGCCCGCGAACTCCGTGACCTCGGCGTGGGCACGGTGCTGGCCAGCCTCGGCGGGGACGGCGCGCTCCTGGTCGACGTCGATGGCATGTGGCACGCGGAGGCGCCCGCCGTCGTCCGCAGTACCGTCGGCGCCGGCGACGCGACGCTCGCCGGTTTCCTCGCGGCCGGGGCGCACGGGGTTTCCGCGCTGCGCCAGGGGGTGGCGTGGGGCGCGGCGGCGGTGTCGCTGCCGGGAAGCACGATGCCACGCCCCGGTGACATCCGCCCGGAGTCCGTTCGCGTCCGCGCCCGGATCGACGGCGGGCGCCTGCTGCGGACCGGCTGA
- a CDS encoding DeoR/GlpR family DNA-binding transcription regulator encodes MYAEERQQVILERARAKGRVDVTALADEFTVTTETIRRDLTVLERHGVLRRVHGGAIPVERLGFEPALAAREGVMTAEKERIAKAALAELPDEGTILLDAGTTTARLAEILPADRELTVVTHSVSIALTLSTRPNLTVMLVGGRLRSRTLASVDAWALQSLQDTFVEVAFMASNGLSVDRGLTTPDSAEAMVKRAAIASARRTVLLADHTKVGNDHFARFANLSDIDTFITDTGIDAAVGAEIAAAGPILITA; translated from the coding sequence ATGTACGCCGAAGAACGACAGCAGGTGATCCTCGAACGCGCCCGGGCCAAGGGCCGGGTCGACGTGACGGCGCTGGCGGACGAGTTCACCGTCACCACGGAAACGATCCGCCGGGACCTCACCGTCCTGGAACGCCACGGGGTGCTCCGGCGCGTCCACGGCGGGGCCATCCCGGTGGAGCGGCTCGGCTTCGAGCCGGCCTTGGCCGCCCGTGAAGGCGTGATGACCGCCGAAAAGGAGCGCATCGCCAAGGCCGCGCTGGCGGAGCTCCCCGACGAGGGCACCATCCTGCTCGACGCCGGCACGACCACCGCGCGCCTGGCCGAGATCCTGCCGGCCGACCGCGAGCTCACCGTGGTCACCCACTCCGTCAGCATCGCGCTGACCCTGTCCACCCGGCCCAACCTGACCGTCATGCTGGTCGGCGGCCGGCTGCGCAGCCGCACCCTCGCCTCGGTCGACGCGTGGGCCCTCCAGTCCCTTCAGGACACTTTCGTCGAAGTCGCCTTCATGGCGTCCAACGGCTTGTCGGTCGACCGTGGCCTGACCACCCCCGACTCCGCCGAGGCGATGGTCAAGCGCGCCGCCATCGCCAGCGCGCGACGCACCGTGCTGCTCGCGGACCACACGAAGGTCGGCAACGACCACTTCGCCCGCTTCGCCAACCTCAGCGACATCGACACGTTCATCACCGACACCGGCATCGACGCCGCTGTCGGCGCCGAGATCGCCGCCGCCGGCCCCATTCTCATCACCGCTTGA